CCTAGTTCATGGTGTTAAGAGTTCTTACATTCTGGGGAGAGTGGAGAGAATTGAGAGGCCCCTATATGAGAATGAGAGACTTCATGAAACAGTTTTTCGGTGTTTCCCACAGaggagacaagtgctctaccagaaACCCATGCTGCCATGGTGATGGACCAGCCCAAAAGTAAGACTTCAAGGGATCACCTGTAACTAATACGCAACTCTTAACAGATACCTGTCAGTGGTCCTTAAAAAGAGCTAAGAGAAATGCTTTCTCCACCGTAGGTGGTTTCCCTGAATAGTGTGTTTCTGGGAAGGGGGAGCATCCTACTTACCATCGTCCTTGATTCCTTTGCAGGGATGGAAACTTCCCTAGGGATGGAGGCTTCCTTGGGATTGCAACCTCCAAGTCAGACATTTTgtctgccacagcctccagaaATCCCATACATCTGCAATAACAGAAAAAGccaaataattgagaaaaacCCACAAACTGAACTTGGGGACATTTCCACAATAACTCCAGTCCAGAGTTCTACTGATTTCTTGGCATTGCCTCCAAATCAAAGCCAGGAACAAACAGAGATTAAGAATTTGTGTGAGATTAACACCATGCTCTCAGAACCACTGGATGCCTACCAAATTGCCATGGAGAACAAGGATCCTCCACTACTCCCTTTAGACATCCCTGAAATCCACCAGCTTCTGGCCTCCATTGGTCCTCTGGACCAAGAGGAGAAGCCACATTCTGAAAATATCCATCTAGAAAGGAATAGCCTGAGTCTTGAGGACCAAGGCACACTTGAAAATGGGATTGAATTTAGCAGTGGTTTTGCAGACCTCACTGCACTGCTGGGGGATATTCAACTTCCTGAGCTTTTCAGTTCCTTAAAAGACTTTGACCAACCTGAAAGTCCCACAATAACAAAATCCAATGACACCAGAGCCATCACGGTGAATCAGGGTAAGGAAATCACAAGCGCCTTAAAGGGTCCTAGTGAGCCAATGAGGAAGAACAAACATAAAGCCTCAGAGTGTCCTGATGGAACTCCTCAGGCCAAAATGCAGCTAAGGGACCTAGAGTGTGCATTAGGAGGAGAAGTTGCTCACAGGGATGCAGACAGTAGTAGGGCCCCTGTGCACACAGCCAAGCACTCTATCAGCAAAGCTCAGGAAGCTGCATCCAGCAGGAACAGCAAGGCCAAGGGCCATGGGCAGGAAAAGACCAAGAGGACCAGAGAAAACAACTCCAGGAAAGCCGACGAGAAGAAGCAGCCAGGCAACAAAGTCAAGGCAGAAGAGAAGCCAACACTGCCCAaactgaagaggaagaggaaccaACCTGAGCTTTGCCAAGAGACCTTTAAAAAGCCTTGGAGCTGTCTCGGCATGCACATGCTGGAGTCGGTGCAGGTTTTCCACGCACTGGGGAAGAAGAATGATAAGAAAACTGGGCTCTCTTCCTCCCGGGCCCTGGGAAACTCAGGCAGTACCCAAGACCCCCGTCCATGCCCAGCTATGAAACCATGGCTGGCGGATAAGCGTGCTGAGAAATCACAAGTCAAAGCCCAGAACCCAGATATCAGCGCTAAAGGAGAAGGTCCCGCTCCATCCATTTATGAGCCTCCACCACCTGGGAAGGTTAAATTGGTACCTTTGCCTTTTCTGACCCTGGAGAAACCTCCACCTCGACCAGTAATCAATAGGAGGCCACAGTCTCTGGCTTCACGGACACCCACTGGGGCTTACCCTGCCCAGCCTGGTCCCGCTAGCTCAGCTCAACCCATGGCAGTCAATCAATCCCAACCAGCTACTGCCAACCCATCTTGGATGCGTCCTGCCAAGCCAGCTCAGCCCGTTTTGACTCATGCCATTCAGTCAGGTATGAGCGCTTCTACCCAGCCTAGTGTCCCTCGGTCTGCTGCTTCTGGGCCTGCACCCTACAAAATATCATCTTGCACTTCTCTCCATTGGCAACCAGTTCCCAATGTTGGGACCAAGCCCCAGTCACAACCGCTCAAGTCTCAAAACCAATATCTACTCCAAGACTTTGCCTTACAACCAATTCCATGGAGGAAACCCAATGTTCCTGGGCAAGTAGTATCAACTCCCATCACCAAACAGCAGAGGCCAGAGCGGGAAGCCATGAAGAAGAAGGCTCAACAAGAGCGTCAGAATGCTGCCAAGTACACTGCTTTGGGGAGAGTGCAGTGCTTCattgagagggaaagagagatggagaTTTCTCACTACTATGGCTACATAATGTAAGAGCTGCTGAGATCAGTGGTGCCACTTAGGGACCAAATAGTTTTCCACATGTATATAGATAGAGtgatacacatttatttattctcagatgctttcaaagtttaataaaattatataaagaaatgtaatataATTCACTAATACATAATAAAGAGGCCTTCTGATACCACTGAGaattgttagaaaataaagaggcCTTTGGGTACCACATGGGTACCAAATAGTGTTCTCATATACACATAGATAGATAGTTGAAAATTTATTCATTAGGCACAGTTGAAAAGGTAATATAGTTCAATAAAGAAATGCTATATAGTATTGATTAGAGGGTAATAATAAAGAGGCTTTATGTTGCCATTTGAATACCAAATAGTTTTCcacatatatatacagagaggTACATAGATACAAAGGTATTCACTTATAGATTTTTAAGACTTAAtatagttgaataaagaaatgtaataGAATTGTTTGAGAGATAAGTAATAAAGATGCTTTCTGGTACTGCTTGGGCATCACATAGTTTTCTACATGTGTagatacaaattttataaatatgtagataCAAAGAGACAAATGTAttcattctaatatatttttaaagtttagtcAAACTGAATGAAGAAATTCAATAGAATTGGTTAATAGATAATAAAGAGGCCTTGTGTTACCACTTGGCTATCAAACATTTGTCCTCATAGACGTATGAATATGTACTCATTCCAATATACTTTTCAAACTTAATAAAACTGAATAGAGAAATGTAATGGAATTGATTAATAGATAATAAACAGGAATTTTGAGTTTGAATGGCTGTTAAGTGTGGTTTAGTTTGATAGCGGTGGGGATCACAGCCTGCACGAGAAGAAAGGAAGTCAAAGTTGGCCAGGATAATAGAAGTAAAGGCTAGGAATGGGGGAAAGAGGAAGGCATATGATCCAGCACTAGgaaggcaaaaagaagagagatgTATGGACTTACTGGAAGAATCAGGAATTGGCAAAATGGCTGACCAATAACACAATGTTTGAAACTAgggttaaaatgataaaatgtcaaTCAAGTTGAAAATGATAGGAGACGGGCTCAGGTTGACCAGAAGAAAcgcaaaaatcaaacaaaaaacatctCATGGAGAATGGCCTAGTTTTGGGCCTACCTGAAaggcattttacaaaagaagattCAGGGCACATCTCCACCATGTTTGGGTCAGTTTCCCTAGCTGGGAAAGGTGAATACAAAACACAGGGAATCTACCAGGGGTGTCAGAGGGTTCACAGTTACCCTGAGGGAAGCTGATAACCTGAGACTTGGCCAAGTGAACTGCAGCAGCATGAGGCCCACCCAGAACATGGCCTGGAATAAATCACCACTGACTCAACACCCATGCACCAGGTCTGCAAAGATGCACTACTTGAATTAACCTTCACACACAAGGCCAGCATCACTCTGACACTTTACTAATAGTCGAGAAGCAAGGCCTCAATCTGAGGCTTGTATCCTCAAGTCCTCACTGTTGGCAAGGGCCCCCTGCAGGCAGCCAACCAGGCTTTCAGAGCATAGCATGGAGACTTTGGGGTAGAGGATGAGGAGAGAGATCACACTTGAAAGGGGGGATAAATACTGAACTGAGAAGCCTGTCAGGTCCTCTTCCATTGATTCTGGCAAGCGCTGTCTTCAGGGAC
The sequence above is a segment of the Marmota flaviventris isolate mMarFla1 chromosome 14, mMarFla1.hap1, whole genome shotgun sequence genome. Coding sequences within it:
- the LOC139701797 gene encoding uncharacterized protein C2orf78-like: MHSLASATHTSSGVISSSFVFDVTSSLTMSENFQNSSLHGNAESLQLSLPVVTNAASGTGSVCNFSRASAPAATSAWLLPSTCGTSFQPLMGSAYLYQHATTAMVSGVTGQNQTPMAPAPYPSISEWYIPGSAEKSSSSLGDFNLTVTDQNTADSSLSMTSQYDKTSEANVMIPGYPLLSGRLVQVTLSQIPNQGRCLSLPHQEGSQVYYYDQNSLGTLLSGEHWPCLQSYGSVPYAGISAAAPQPEMVTVLKEVQPTNVLPSVPTPVTYYSVSTQSIEGTNFQGMETSLGMEASLGLQPPSQTFCLPQPPEIPYICNNRKSQIIEKNPQTELGDISTITPVQSSTDFLALPPNQSQEQTEIKNLCEINTMLSEPLDAYQIAMENKDPPLLPLDIPEIHQLLASIGPLDQEEKPHSENIHLERNSLSLEDQGTLENGIEFSSGFADLTALLGDIQLPELFSSLKDFDQPESPTITKSNDTRAITVNQGKEITSALKGPSEPMRKNKHKASECPDGTPQAKMQLRDLECALGGEVAHRDADSSRAPVHTAKHSISKAQEAASSRNSKAKGHGQEKTKRTRENNSRKADEKKQPGNKVKAEEKPTLPKLKRKRNQPELCQETFKKPWSCLGMHMLESVQVFHALGKKNDKKTGLSSSRALGNSGSTQDPRPCPAMKPWLADKRAEKSQVKAQNPDISAKGEGPAPSIYEPPPPGKVKLVPLPFLTLEKPPPRPVINRRPQSLASRTPTGAYPAQPGPASSAQPMAVNQSQPATANPSWMRPAKPAQPVLTHAIQSGMSASTQPSVPRSAASGPAPYKISSCTSLHWQPVPNVGTKPQSQPLKSQNQYLLQDFALQPIPWRKPNVPGQVVSTPITKQQRPEREAMKKKAQQERQNAAKYTALGRVQCFIEREREMEISHYYGYIM